The DNA segment TTGATCTTCTCGGCCTGCTCGTCGGGGATCGAGGTCTCGAACTCATCCTCGAGTTCCATGACCAGTTCCACGGTATCCAGGCTGTCGGCGTTCAAATCCTCCACGAAGGAGGTATCCCGCGTGATTTTGCCCTTGTCCGCCCCCATCTGGTTGGCGACGATTTCGATCACTTTCGCTTCGATTTCTTGTTCGGTCACGATCCGGTCTCCATGCGCTTCCGGAGCGGCCGTGACGGCCCGGCCCCATCGAAGCAGACGCCAAATATATCCGCCACGCCCCTCTGAGGCCAAGCGCGCCCCGGACGGGTCCCCGACATTGCGGCCCGGCGCTCCCGCAAGTGCCCCTCCCGGGCGTTGGGACCGGGGCCAATGGCCCGGCCGCAAAATTATTGCCCGGGACGATCCCGGGCATTGGCGCCGGCGTAGATGGGGCATGATGCATCGCACCGCCTTGGAGAGAGCGGGCACCAGGTGAGAGAATCAGTCCGGCCGCGAAGAGCAGTGACGATCGCGGCAGTCCGCAAGACCCGGTGCGACGAACGAATCAGTGAACAGGACCGATAATGTCTCGCCCCGTGCAGCGCCCGGTGATGGACGCCGCTCGCGCGGGGAGAGTCACCAAGTCGAGATTCTGAGCGCGGCGTTCGCGTTCAGAGGAACGAGATCGTGAGTGGCGAAGTGGGCTCGCCATTCACGGCTCGTTTCCTTTTTGCGCTCCGGCCCAAGCGCGTCAAATGCGCTGTGCGGCGGGAAGGAACATCGCAGTGGAGGCGTCGTACCGAATGGTCGATGAGGGAGGGTCGAATAGCGGACCGGGCCGTTGTTGTCCTCCCGGCAGTGCTGTACACGTCCAGGATCAAGACTGATGTCCGGGATGCCGCGAGAGCCAGAAGCGTTCGCCGAGCAAGTGGCGTTCATGCTGCGCCGGTTGCAGCCCGAGCACGCCGTCGAGATCGTCGGTCCCCGCGAACTGATCGTGGACGGCCGCCGGCTTGATCTGGACAACCTGTATCGCTTGGTGAACCACGACCCTGATCGTGGCCGCGAGATCGTCGAGCACTACCTCGACCAGCTCTTCTCCGGCGAAGGGGTCGGCCTCACCAGTGTGGCGTTCGACTTTGCGCGGCCACGCATCATGCCCCGGATCCAGCCCGAATCGATCTTTAACCACCTGAATCGCGAGCAGGTTGCGCACGTGCCCTTCGTCAACGGCACGGTCGTCGTGTTCGTGATCGACCTGCCGCACATGACCGTCAGCGTCACGACCGAGCAGCTGATCAAGTGGCGCACGACTCCGGAGGACCTCGAGGAGATCGCCAAGTCCAACCTCGACACCTACTCCCCCGAGCTCGAGCTGCAACTGGTCGAGAGCCGCGAGGGCGGCCGAGCGGCGATCGTCGCCGAACAGGACGGCTACGACGCCGCCCGGCTCCTGATGACCGACCTCTACAAGCGGCTGGCGCCGCGAC comes from the Phycisphaeraceae bacterium genome and includes:
- the acpP gene encoding acyl carrier protein encodes the protein MPHLRRRQCPGSSRAIILRPGHWPRSQRPGGALAGAPGRNVGDPSGARLASEGRGGYIWRLLRWGRAVTAAPEAHGDRIVTEQEIEAKVIEIVANQMGADKGKITRDTSFVEDLNADSLDTVELVMELEDEFETSIPDEQAEKIKTVGQAIDFIKQAQGKE
- a CDS encoding DUF1444 family protein, which gives rise to MSGMPREPEAFAEQVAFMLRRLQPEHAVEIVGPRELIVDGRRLDLDNLYRLVNHDPDRGREIVEHYLDQLFSGEGVGLTSVAFDFARPRIMPRIQPESIFNHLNREQVAHVPFVNGTVVVFVIDLPHMTVSVTTEQLIKWRTTPEDLEEIAKSNLDTYSPELELQLVESREGGRAAIVAEQDGYDAARLLMTDLYKRLAPRLGGDFLVATPARDMFVALSPGPGPFVERLRGRVRQDYRRLPYPITETFFYVTRDGVAGTIAA